Proteins encoded by one window of Desulfobacterales bacterium:
- a CDS encoding GspH/FimT family protein: MKKNLGFTMLELMTVVAIISILIALAIPNLNQWVSERGVKNAASDLYGNFYRAKSEAIMRNTRVTVTFDQLLSPPVVTQAEVFFYVIYVDNDNDMERDVGEAVLAMSSWRSYSGVSLDLANKGGNNFRINNQGLSSVSFLPNGLTVNLVGAFGSGTVSLKNDNNQKRAVTINSTGYISVEKY, from the coding sequence ATGAAGAAAAACTTAGGATTTACGATGCTCGAGTTGATGACGGTTGTCGCTATTATTTCGATTTTGATAGCATTGGCAATACCGAATTTAAATCAGTGGGTATCAGAGCGGGGAGTTAAAAATGCTGCGAGCGATTTATATGGGAATTTTTATAGGGCTAAATCTGAAGCTATTATGAGAAATACTCGAGTTACAGTTACTTTTGACCAATTGTTGAGTCCTCCGGTCGTTACTCAAGCAGAGGTTTTTTTTTACGTTATATATGTAGATAATGATAATGATATGGAACGAGATGTCGGAGAAGCAGTTCTTGCTATGTCCAGCTGGAGATCTTATTCAGGAGTAAGTTTGGATTTAGCAAATAAGGGTGGAAATAATTTTAGAATTAACAATCAAGGTCTTTCGTCGGTTAGCTTTCTACCCAATGGACTAACAGTAAATTTGGTAGGAGCGTTTGGCAGCGGAACAGTGTCTTTGAAAAATGATAATAATCAAAAAAGGGCTGTAACTATTAATTCGACCGGATATATTAGCGTTGAAAAGTACTAG
- a CDS encoding prepilin-type N-terminal cleavage/methylation domain-containing protein produces MNLHNSVKKDGFSMLEILVSLGISAVIMLVIFSFYTFQNTAYTARNNISEMQQNLRAAMFLMEPEIRSAGYDPTNSSGASITAANVSSITVQRDMNADGTISIGVNSEQVIYGLRKLNAGGVGNIDGDANGDGICDVPPCFIGRNISNPVTPGGGFQSVGENIDVLNFVYLDADNNVLTQPIIDLSLIRSIQVTIVARTEQRDRTFVNRAAYTNQQGTVLLPAQNDNFHRFGLTTTINCRNLYF; encoded by the coding sequence ATGAATTTACATAATAGCGTAAAAAAAGATGGATTTAGCATGCTCGAAATTTTAGTTTCCCTTGGGATTTCAGCAGTAATTATGCTTGTAATTTTTTCTTTTTATACTTTTCAGAATACAGCTTATACAGCGAGAAATAATATTTCTGAAATGCAGCAAAATTTGAGAGCAGCTATGTTCCTAATGGAGCCTGAAATAAGATCTGCAGGATATGACCCTACTAATTCATCTGGAGCTTCAATTACCGCCGCTAATGTTAGTAGTATTACAGTTCAAAGGGATATGAATGCAGATGGAACTATTAGCATTGGAGTAAATAGTGAACAAGTAATTTACGGACTAAGAAAATTAAATGCTGGTGGCGTTGGAAATATCGATGGCGATGCTAATGGAGATGGAATATGTGATGTTCCTCCTTGTTTTATTGGAAGAAATATAAGTAATCCCGTTACGCCAGGTGGAGGGTTTCAATCTGTAGGAGAAAACATTGATGTTTTAAACTTTGTGTATTTAGACGCAGATAATAATGTTTTGACGCAGCCTATCATTGATTTAAGTCTTATACGCTCAATTCAAGTTACGATTGTAGCAAGAACTGAGCAGAGAGACCGTACTTTTGTTAATAGGGCAGCTTACACAAATCAGCAAGGAACTGTATTATTGCCTGCTCAAAACGATAATTTTCATAGATTTGGTTTAACAACAACAATTAATTGCCGTAATCTTTATTTTTAA
- a CDS encoding prepilin-type N-terminal cleavage/methylation domain-containing protein yields the protein MHNLRNEKGFTIIEAMVTLAVFSFGILALASMQISFINGSKASILRTDATKWATIYAERFMAAPVDDINLAPGIHPLIPVEPGSNFSVTWIVADVDVNTDAVPDMRNVNITVVWRYMGRNSTVVYSFSRELIN from the coding sequence ATGCATAATTTAAGAAATGAAAAAGGTTTTACTATTATAGAGGCTATGGTTACATTGGCTGTATTTTCTTTTGGAATTTTAGCCCTTGCATCAATGCAAATTTCTTTTATAAATGGAAGCAAGGCATCTATTTTAAGGACTGATGCTACTAAATGGGCAACGATTTATGCTGAACGTTTTATGGCGGCTCCCGTCGATGATATTAATTTAGCACCAGGAATTCACCCTTTAATTCCTGTTGAGCCTGGCAGTAATTTTAGTGTTACTTGGATAGTTGCTGATGTAGATGTAAATACAGATGCAGTTCCAGATATGAGAAATGTTAATATTACTGTTGTATGGCGATATATGGGTAGAAATTCTACTGTAGTTTACAGTTTTTCCAGAGAATTAATAAATTAA